The following proteins are co-located in the Sulfitobacter guttiformis genome:
- the gspD gene encoding type II secretion system secretin GspD, whose protein sequence is MRKFAWLVMFVILLFPAVLSAQEIALDDTKAEFVVNLRNAEISILAEQVSEITQRTLVIDPDLAGNVTVISATPLTQAGVWSLFQSMLRVRGFVAVESGVIWEVVPENQSIAKGGTVPPGGRAGDQDVITKLVPLDRLPSAEAVRVLRPLVAQTGYIEALTDPNAIIITDTQANVDRIVNIARTFDTPADQRTEVIRFTFAEAETVAQAMSAVLGTSGTGAKISVDAASNVLLVRGSEVDISQIRQLARDLDVAPRNDPQAQKRTHLYALQFGDAEIIADIVSETLQGGADIANPVAAAVEGQAPVPTGPAPEVSIQASTETNSIVIRGTSRQIEEASNLIAALDQRPKQVMIEAAIVEVSGDVAERLGTQLGFGPGGQSGGFAATSFGNGGSSLGNVLSALGVSQASGLASGLTLGGGVDGFGILVQALSQSTQANLLSTPSITTTDNKAATIVVGQNVPFRTGSFATDGNTATPFTTIERRDVGITMQVLPRVTANGIVRLDISQEVSSLVNANVEGAADLVTNRRVIETTVQAQDGGTIVLGGLITDDSNSSLGKVPGLGDAPLIGGLFRSRSKDQTRRTLFVFLRPTVIDSQQKATAVAQRQFQRVRKADAAEPPRNLLKERKVNKLPLEINGLY, encoded by the coding sequence ATGCGCAAATTTGCATGGCTTGTGATGTTCGTGATCTTGCTTTTCCCTGCTGTACTTTCGGCTCAGGAGATTGCCCTCGACGATACAAAAGCCGAATTCGTGGTTAATTTGCGTAATGCAGAGATTTCCATTCTGGCTGAGCAGGTGTCGGAAATCACACAACGTACACTCGTGATTGATCCTGATCTGGCGGGCAACGTGACGGTTATTTCTGCAACCCCGCTGACGCAGGCGGGTGTGTGGTCCCTGTTCCAATCTATGCTGCGGGTCCGCGGGTTTGTCGCGGTCGAAAGTGGGGTTATCTGGGAGGTTGTGCCCGAGAACCAGTCGATTGCCAAAGGCGGCACTGTGCCACCCGGTGGGCGTGCAGGTGATCAGGATGTTATCACAAAGCTTGTCCCGCTTGACCGGCTTCCTTCTGCCGAGGCGGTGCGCGTCTTGCGACCCCTAGTCGCTCAAACCGGCTATATCGAGGCACTTACCGATCCTAATGCGATCATAATCACCGATACTCAGGCCAACGTAGACCGCATTGTCAATATCGCACGCACTTTTGACACACCCGCCGACCAGCGCACCGAGGTGATCCGTTTCACATTTGCCGAAGCCGAAACAGTGGCTCAGGCCATGAGTGCTGTACTGGGTACCTCTGGCACAGGTGCCAAAATCTCTGTTGATGCGGCATCGAATGTTTTGCTTGTGCGCGGCAGCGAAGTCGACATCAGCCAGATCCGGCAATTAGCCCGTGATCTGGATGTGGCACCGCGTAATGATCCACAGGCGCAGAAACGAACCCATCTTTATGCACTTCAATTCGGCGATGCCGAGATAATTGCCGATATCGTTTCGGAAACCTTGCAAGGCGGTGCTGATATCGCAAACCCTGTCGCGGCAGCTGTTGAGGGTCAGGCACCGGTGCCAACCGGTCCCGCGCCGGAGGTGTCGATACAGGCCTCCACAGAGACAAATTCAATCGTGATCCGTGGCACCTCGCGCCAGATTGAGGAGGCGTCGAATCTGATTGCCGCATTGGACCAGCGCCCCAAGCAGGTCATGATCGAAGCGGCAATCGTCGAAGTGTCCGGTGACGTGGCAGAGCGATTGGGCACCCAGCTGGGTTTTGGACCGGGCGGGCAAAGCGGCGGGTTTGCGGCAACATCCTTTGGCAACGGAGGCAGTTCGCTGGGGAATGTGCTGAGCGCACTTGGCGTAAGTCAGGCCTCGGGTCTCGCGAGTGGTTTGACCTTGGGCGGCGGCGTTGACGGGTTTGGCATTCTGGTCCAGGCCCTGTCACAATCCACACAGGCAAACCTGCTTTCGACCCCGTCTATCACAACCACAGACAATAAGGCCGCGACGATCGTAGTCGGTCAGAATGTACCGTTCCGGACCGGTTCTTTTGCGACGGACGGTAATACCGCCACCCCCTTCACCACGATTGAACGGCGTGACGTCGGCATAACGATGCAGGTTCTTCCACGTGTGACGGCAAACGGAATTGTGCGCCTCGACATCTCTCAGGAAGTATCGAGCCTCGTTAACGCGAATGTTGAGGGTGCTGCCGATCTGGTAACCAATCGGCGCGTGATCGAGACAACTGTTCAGGCACAGGATGGCGGGACAATCGTTCTTGGTGGTCTGATAACTGACGACAGCAACTCGTCATTGGGTAAGGTACCGGGCTTGGGCGACGCGCCCCTGATCGGCGGGCTTTTCCGCTCGCGCAGCAAGGACCAGACGCGGCGGACTCTGTTTGTGTTTCTGCGCCCCACCGTGATCGACAGCCAGCAAAAGGCGACTGCCGTGGCACAGCGTCAGTTCCAGCGGGTGCGCAAGGCAGATGCCGCTGAACCGCCGCGCAATCTGCTCAAGGAGCGCAAGGTCAACAAATTGCCGCTGGAGATAAACGGACTGTACTGA
- a CDS encoding type II secretion system F family protein, protein MPAFTYRAVDTSGKKSKGLLEAASLTAARADLRKRNLLPLSVEATMRPAGGATSLRPHRLSLKKQVLVTRQLATLIGAQVRIEDALKIVADQITGARDMSLLLNLRSAIVDGRSLADALEDAQGSFDEYYRASVKAGESAGKLPQVMEHLANHIEDRARNRQSLQLALIYPALLAVVSLGVIVALLTFVVPDIVRVFTARGAELPALTRALIAVSEWMQRWGTVSAVLLIAAIVSVLTLLRQPEMRLVWDRWLTRVPLFSGLALRLNSAQFSGTLATLVQSGVPLADALAAAAGTVPNRYIRTRVARITQDVSEGASLSKSVEASGVFPPMLIAMIASGEAGGRLGDSLDRAATDQAASLKATVTTIVALVEPAVLLIMGGIVMLLVMSILMPIVGLNALAG, encoded by the coding sequence ATGCCTGCGTTCACCTATCGCGCCGTCGATACATCCGGTAAGAAAAGCAAGGGCCTGCTAGAGGCCGCCTCGCTGACGGCGGCCCGTGCCGATCTGCGCAAGCGCAATCTGCTGCCGCTGTCGGTAGAAGCCACAATGCGACCCGCAGGCGGGGCCACTTCCCTGCGCCCCCATCGCCTGAGCCTGAAAAAACAGGTACTTGTTACACGGCAACTGGCCACCCTGATTGGTGCACAGGTGCGGATCGAGGACGCTCTGAAGATTGTGGCGGATCAGATAACGGGGGCACGGGACATGTCCCTGCTCCTTAATTTGCGCAGCGCGATCGTCGACGGACGCAGTCTGGCGGACGCGCTTGAGGATGCGCAGGGCAGTTTTGACGAATATTACCGAGCATCCGTGAAAGCAGGCGAGAGTGCAGGCAAGCTGCCGCAGGTGATGGAACATCTGGCGAACCACATCGAGGACCGCGCCCGCAACCGGCAAAGCTTGCAATTGGCACTGATCTATCCCGCATTGCTGGCGGTTGTGTCACTGGGTGTGATCGTGGCTCTGCTGACGTTTGTCGTGCCTGACATTGTGCGGGTATTTACCGCCCGCGGCGCCGAACTGCCTGCCCTGACCCGTGCGCTCATCGCCGTGTCAGAATGGATGCAACGCTGGGGGACGGTTTCAGCGGTGTTGCTCATCGCCGCGATTGTCAGCGTTCTCACCCTTCTGCGGCAGCCCGAAATGCGGCTTGTCTGGGACAGGTGGCTGACCCGTGTGCCTCTCTTTAGCGGCTTAGCCCTGCGCCTGAATTCTGCGCAGTTCTCTGGCACGCTTGCGACGCTGGTGCAATCGGGTGTGCCCCTTGCCGATGCGTTGGCGGCGGCCGCAGGTACGGTTCCCAACCGCTATATCCGTACGAGGGTTGCGCGCATCACCCAAGATGTATCCGAAGGTGCCAGCCTGTCAAAGTCTGTGGAGGCATCAGGCGTCTTTCCCCCGATGCTGATCGCGATGATTGCAAGCGGCGAGGCAGGCGGGCGTCTGGGTGATAGTCTGGACCGCGCCGCCACAGACCAGGCCGCCTCTCTCAAGGCGACAGTGACCACAATCGTGGCCTTGGTAGAACCTGCGGTCCTTTTGATCATGGGCGGGATCGTGATGCTGCTGGTGATGTCGATACTCATGCCGATTGTGGGGCTAAATGCGCTTGCCGGATGA
- the gspM gene encoding type II secretion system protein GspM: MQKLNPRECVMVLGGGGVLVMLGLWLYVWQPLMVEREAQSARIAGYLSTLQIARAAASGAPVIAPVAASTTPIGPRVTQSAEEAGIPLARLDPDGERLRITVAKAGFAEVTSWIASLEASSGVRAVAVEMDRLTEPGQISLRLTLEDVQ; this comes from the coding sequence ATGCAAAAGCTGAACCCTCGCGAGTGTGTAATGGTGCTGGGTGGTGGCGGCGTCTTGGTTATGCTTGGTCTATGGCTTTATGTGTGGCAGCCGCTGATGGTGGAGCGGGAGGCCCAGAGCGCGCGTATCGCAGGCTATCTCTCGACCCTACAGATTGCCAGAGCCGCAGCAAGCGGTGCGCCCGTTATTGCGCCTGTCGCCGCCTCCACAACGCCCATTGGCCCGCGCGTTACACAAAGCGCCGAAGAGGCCGGCATCCCGCTGGCCCGCCTTGATCCTGACGGCGAACGGCTGCGCATCACGGTTGCAAAAGCAGGATTTGCCGAGGTGACCTCATGGATTGCTTCGCTTGAGGCTTCAAGTGGTGTGCGCGCTGTCGCTGTCGAAATGGACCGCCTGACCGAGCCTGGTCAGATCAGTCTCCGGCTCACCCTTGAGGATGTACAATGA
- the gspL gene encoding type II secretion system protein GspL gives MKTKKSLFFQKVTAPSTSPDAANPDVSSKSGSVQHLAAYGPLHALALRAVDQGFTVVPAENVGLHSIALPVKSTRQQAAALPFALEDAIACPLEQTHFSLLGDRSDGMTLAATIDVSCLLRYLEKGSPDSAIIPEQALIHPPVADAAGHVVWRAYRHADRVLVRASDGTGFAVHADVLAHIWQAAGKPRVDSYGADLPAGFPCNDLSAQEVPQPDSLFAADLRQGVYRPSQGFARPLKLLAACAAIAALFHLGIAVLDVRAQKAIAQDLRADAARALTPLLPDASPDDPPALLQRQLAALAAPQRGSSFLPLMDRVAEALLLLPDAVQFRQLNWAGDTLRLTVEAADLGALQRAETGLKDSGLLITVGSAAVDSGAARAELTVRP, from the coding sequence GTGAAAACAAAAAAATCTCTTTTTTTTCAGAAAGTTACCGCGCCAAGCACCTCGCCTGACGCGGCAAATCCTGATGTCTCATCAAAGAGCGGTAGCGTCCAGCACCTCGCTGCGTATGGTCCATTGCACGCGTTGGCATTACGCGCAGTTGATCAGGGGTTCACAGTTGTACCTGCGGAAAATGTTGGCCTGCATTCCATTGCTCTTCCTGTGAAATCAACACGGCAACAAGCAGCGGCCCTTCCCTTTGCACTCGAGGATGCAATCGCCTGCCCGTTGGAGCAGACACATTTTTCGCTGCTGGGCGACAGATCCGATGGGATGACGTTGGCGGCGACGATAGATGTTTCATGCCTTCTTCGCTATCTAGAGAAGGGTTCGCCGGACAGCGCGATAATCCCCGAGCAAGCTCTTATTCACCCACCAGTCGCTGACGCGGCTGGCCACGTGGTTTGGCGGGCCTATCGTCACGCCGACCGTGTTCTGGTCCGCGCCTCTGACGGGACAGGTTTCGCGGTACATGCGGATGTGCTTGCTCACATCTGGCAAGCTGCGGGCAAACCGCGCGTTGACAGCTACGGGGCTGACCTGCCGGCAGGTTTCCCATGCAACGACCTATCGGCACAGGAAGTGCCACAACCGGACAGCTTGTTTGCCGCCGATCTACGGCAGGGCGTTTACCGGCCTTCACAGGGTTTTGCCAGACCGCTGAAACTGCTGGCGGCCTGCGCGGCGATCGCCGCACTGTTCCACCTTGGCATTGCGGTTCTGGATGTGCGGGCCCAAAAGGCCATCGCACAGGATTTGCGGGCAGATGCCGCGCGCGCGCTCACCCCCTTGCTGCCCGATGCCTCGCCCGATGATCCGCCTGCCCTGTTGCAGCGCCAGCTTGCTGCACTGGCTGCACCGCAACGCGGGTCATCGTTTTTGCCACTCATGGACCGTGTGGCCGAGGCGCTGCTGCTGCTGCCGGATGCGGTCCAGTTTCGTCAGTTGAACTGGGCCGGTGATACGCTGCGCCTAACCGTCGAGGCCGCTGATCTGGGTGCCCTGCAACGCGCAGAAACCGGTCTGAAGGATAGCGGCCTTTTGATCACAGTCGGCTCCGCTGCGGTGGATTCCGGGGCTGCGCGGGCTGAATTGACGGTCCGCCCGTGA
- the gspG gene encoding type II secretion system major pseudopilin GspG, giving the protein MFDRKIARCILCKRGIARPRKADAGVTLIEMMVVLVIIAVVAAMVVPNVIGRPDEARVTVTQTDLRSIAGALELYRLDNRVYPTSAQGLSALVERPTIAPEPVSWASGGYLAVMPQDPWGAPYVYKSPGESGRFDLISLGADGQPGGDGVNADIQLGTATASNG; this is encoded by the coding sequence ATGTTTGACCGGAAAATTGCCCGCTGCATTTTGTGCAAGCGCGGCATTGCAAGGCCGCGCAAGGCGGACGCTGGTGTCACATTGATCGAGATGATGGTCGTTCTGGTCATTATCGCGGTTGTCGCTGCCATGGTCGTGCCAAATGTCATTGGCCGTCCGGATGAGGCACGGGTCACCGTGACGCAAACCGATCTACGCTCTATTGCCGGTGCGCTGGAGCTTTACCGCCTTGATAACCGTGTTTATCCCACCAGCGCGCAAGGCCTGTCGGCACTGGTCGAGCGTCCTACAATCGCGCCGGAGCCTGTCAGTTGGGCATCGGGAGGGTATCTCGCGGTGATGCCGCAGGATCCATGGGGCGCGCCCTATGTCTACAAGTCACCAGGCGAAAGTGGGCGCTTTGACCTCATCAGTCTCGGGGCGGATGGCCAGCCCGGCGGTGACGGGGTGAATGCGGATATACAGCTCGGTACGGCTACAGCCTCGAATGGCTGA
- a CDS encoding prepilin-type N-terminal cleavage/methylation domain-containing protein translates to MAEQRSLDAGVTLIEILVVLVLIGVSAGVILYALPSAPNSRTVAQEADLLMSRLNIAAERSLIDGKLFRLNWTLDSYSFEEWSEGAWQNASGAPLAENHRLADDLLLSGPAGAQRGTVRITPDLLPNSAGVDVLRLASGHLGRILTFDGASAVLSDATQ, encoded by the coding sequence ATGGCTGAGCAACGATCCCTTGATGCTGGCGTTACGCTGATCGAGATCCTTGTTGTGCTGGTGCTGATCGGGGTGAGTGCGGGTGTGATCCTGTACGCACTCCCCTCTGCGCCCAATTCGCGCACAGTCGCCCAAGAGGCAGACCTTTTAATGTCGCGCCTTAACATCGCAGCCGAGCGCAGCCTTATAGATGGCAAGTTATTCAGGCTTAACTGGACGCTCGATTCGTATAGTTTTGAGGAGTGGTCTGAGGGTGCGTGGCAAAATGCATCTGGTGCGCCTCTGGCTGAGAACCACCGGCTCGCCGATGATCTGTTGCTTTCGGGTCCTGCCGGCGCGCAGCGTGGTACCGTACGGATTACGCCGGATTTGTTGCCCAATAGCGCAGGGGTGGATGTTTTGCGTCTGGCATCAGGCCATTTGGGACGCATTCTTACATTCGATGGTGCCTCTGCCGTCTTGTCGGACGCCACGCAATGA
- a CDS encoding GspE/PulE family protein, with protein MTFTPLSYSFAKANGVLLQKPAEFAEKHVCQHLETASVSALIEAQRIAGRLVSFEAVDAATFDTALSKTYRDSASEAAQMAGAERDDLSALAETAASVDDLLDQKDDAPVVRLINALLLEAVKDGASDIHIEVEEKRLVVRFRVDGVLREVLTPNRALAPQLSSRLKVMGKLDIAEKRLPQDGRVSLRVGSYELDVRISTLPSQFGERVVLRLLDRGQTQLGIGHLGLSQRDTAAFNQIITAPEGLVLVTGPTGSGKTTSLYAALHALNDRERNILTVEDPIEYSMDGVGQIQVNAKTEMTFARGLRAILRQDPDVIMVGEIRDGETAKIAVESAMTGHLVMSTLHTNTAIGAVSRLIDMGVERFLLAPMLRGLVAQRLVRKLCPECRTPHALSQSEAALLSGVAEAGLEIYEAKGCDACAGTGYRGRLPIYEIIVMTPTLESMIHEGASEAAMAAEARKTAPGILQDGVEKVRQGLTTVHEVARAVREDAILGER; from the coding sequence ATGACCTTTACCCCTCTGAGTTACAGTTTCGCAAAGGCGAATGGCGTCTTGCTGCAAAAGCCTGCCGAGTTCGCAGAAAAACACGTCTGCCAACATCTTGAAACCGCCTCTGTCTCGGCCTTGATCGAGGCCCAGCGCATTGCGGGGCGGCTGGTTTCGTTCGAAGCAGTGGATGCTGCGACCTTTGATACGGCCCTGTCCAAAACCTATCGCGACAGCGCATCGGAAGCTGCACAAATGGCAGGGGCCGAACGGGATGACCTCAGCGCCTTGGCGGAAACGGCCGCCTCCGTCGACGATCTGCTGGACCAAAAGGATGATGCACCGGTTGTGCGCCTGATCAACGCGCTTCTCCTCGAAGCAGTCAAGGACGGTGCATCCGACATCCATATCGAGGTTGAGGAGAAACGCCTCGTGGTCCGCTTCCGCGTGGACGGCGTCCTGCGTGAGGTGTTGACGCCTAACCGCGCTTTAGCCCCGCAATTGTCCAGCCGCCTCAAGGTGATGGGCAAGCTCGATATCGCGGAAAAGCGGCTGCCGCAGGATGGCCGGGTGAGTTTACGCGTCGGCAGTTACGAGCTGGATGTACGAATTTCTACGCTGCCCTCGCAGTTCGGGGAGCGGGTTGTTCTGCGTCTGCTGGACAGGGGGCAGACGCAGCTGGGCATCGGCCATCTGGGTCTGTCGCAGCGTGACACTGCCGCATTCAACCAAATCATCACAGCGCCGGAGGGGCTGGTTCTGGTCACTGGACCGACCGGTTCGGGCAAAACAACATCGCTTTATGCCGCGCTGCACGCGCTCAACGACCGTGAGCGTAACATCCTTACCGTCGAGGACCCCATCGAATACTCTATGGACGGGGTCGGCCAAATTCAGGTTAATGCAAAGACTGAAATGACTTTCGCGCGCGGCTTGCGCGCGATTTTGCGTCAAGACCCCGATGTGATTATGGTAGGCGAGATACGCGATGGCGAAACCGCCAAGATCGCGGTTGAGAGCGCGATGACCGGACACCTTGTGATGTCGACCCTCCATACCAATACAGCGATTGGCGCCGTCTCGCGCCTCATTGATATGGGGGTCGAGCGGTTCTTACTTGCTCCGATGTTGCGCGGGCTGGTGGCACAACGTCTGGTACGCAAACTCTGCCCCGAGTGTCGGACTCCCCATGCCCTGAGCCAGAGTGAAGCCGCGCTCTTGTCGGGCGTCGCCGAAGCCGGCCTCGAGATTTACGAGGCCAAGGGATGCGATGCCTGTGCCGGAACAGGCTACCGCGGGCGGTTACCAATCTACGAGATCATCGTTATGACGCCCACGCTCGAAAGTATGATCCACGAAGGTGCATCTGAAGCCGCGATGGCAGCCGAGGCGCGCAAGACCGCCCCTGGAATTCTGCAAGATGGCGTGGAAAAGGTCCGTCAGGGCCTCACGACAGTTCATGAGGTCGCACGTGCAGTCCGCGAAGATGCCATTCTGGGCGAGCGCTGA
- a CDS encoding type II secretion system protein translates to MTRPRDTQAGFTLIETLVALAVLAVGSVTLLVGVERHVAGMRGLSDRVAARWVAENALAATTLGVDMIPAWSNALGVDWTVRQEVLPLAGSGLSAVTARVFDPLQGPDGALVALTAYLAIGGTDQ, encoded by the coding sequence ATGACCCGCCCTCGCGACACGCAGGCAGGGTTTACCCTGATCGAAACACTGGTCGCGCTTGCGGTGCTGGCAGTAGGTTCTGTTACACTGCTTGTCGGGGTAGAGCGTCATGTGGCAGGTATGCGGGGCCTTTCGGACAGGGTTGCGGCGCGTTGGGTTGCGGAAAACGCGCTGGCCGCGACGACCCTCGGCGTGGACATGATACCGGCATGGTCCAATGCGCTCGGAGTCGATTGGACAGTGCGGCAGGAAGTATTGCCACTGGCTGGCTCGGGTTTGAGTGCAGTGACGGCACGGGTTTTCGACCCTCTGCAGGGGCCTGACGGCGCGTTGGTGGCGCTAACGGCTTATCTCGCAATTGGGGGGACAGACCAATGA
- a CDS encoding type II secretion system protein N: MTAPRVWMLSLLLVAVFFASATYAVLQLVWHRAGHTSVMPLAVVTPEVAAAQALTRDVDSIVALAPFGQVISLAQTATEPVARTSVNLALRGVLVDPDPAQSRAFILVDGSTSVFSVGDDVEQTELVAINADTITLKSGDELIVLGFSGVLGAPGSTQVQTDQAPVDETGDPFARLAAALIPGNGSIDLRDAPPPETTEEYINQWRDRITQNPQAAMESVGVELVENGYRVKTDPDIGVTLAGLKAGDVITRLNGQTVGDLDSDKLLYDEVAAAGIARLEVVRNGQALLLSFPLR; encoded by the coding sequence ATGACAGCACCGCGTGTTTGGATGTTGAGCTTGTTGTTGGTGGCCGTATTTTTTGCCTCTGCGACATATGCGGTTTTGCAACTCGTGTGGCACAGAGCGGGCCATACCAGTGTGATGCCTCTTGCTGTGGTGACACCCGAAGTTGCCGCGGCGCAGGCGCTGACCCGCGATGTAGACAGTATCGTAGCATTGGCGCCTTTTGGTCAGGTGATTAGTCTTGCGCAAACAGCAACAGAACCGGTCGCACGCACCTCGGTCAACCTTGCTTTGCGCGGCGTGCTGGTTGATCCTGATCCCGCCCAATCACGTGCCTTTATTCTTGTCGATGGGAGCACCTCGGTATTCAGTGTTGGAGATGACGTCGAACAGACGGAGTTGGTTGCTATAAATGCGGATACGATCACGCTCAAATCCGGTGATGAATTAATTGTTTTGGGGTTTTCAGGGGTTTTGGGCGCACCAGGATCTACCCAAGTGCAAACTGATCAGGCGCCAGTCGACGAAACGGGCGATCCTTTTGCCCGTTTGGCAGCCGCTTTGATACCGGGCAACGGCTCGATTGATCTGCGGGATGCACCCCCTCCAGAGACGACCGAGGAATACATAAACCAGTGGCGCGACCGGATCACGCAAAATCCGCAAGCGGCGATGGAAAGTGTCGGCGTGGAACTGGTGGAAAATGGTTACAGGGTAAAGACCGACCCCGACATCGGCGTGACTTTAGCTGGGTTAAAGGCGGGTGATGTGATAACCCGGCTTAACGGCCAGACGGTGGGTGATCTGGACAGTGATAAACTGCTCTATGACGAGGTCGCAGCGGCGGGGATTGCCCGCTTGGAAGTGGTGCGGAACGGACAGGCGTTGTTGCTGTCTTTTCCGCTGAGGTAG